A single genomic interval of Aedes aegypti strain LVP_AGWG chromosome 1, AaegL5.0 Primary Assembly, whole genome shotgun sequence harbors:
- the LOC5565952 gene encoding uncharacterized protein LOC5565952 isoform X2, whose product MSEMHTMSDVEDESFVVLGSMPTPFMEQYFSCNAHWQESTTNKMWTQAIPNNFRQFRADESKMTTSPKSIQSVQSASTTASINGSNAQAASFIIGETKTTSIDEIQMLQHLTNEQENVKEVIQLINVALRESLTSFQKRLEENKAEHKCRQVGMNDEHTAIVDLLKEQNDKLKQLVLAAETRATDQEKRATNLENTLERTLAELNELKKNVSEKESLLKNMAQEIERLELENRN is encoded by the exons ATGAG TGAGATGCACACAATGTCCGACGTCGAAGATGAGTCGTTCGTAGTTCTCGGTTCGATGCCAACGCCATTCATGGAACAGTACTTCTCTTGTAACGCACATTGGCAGGAATCGACGACAAATAAAATGTGGACACAGGCAATCCCGAACAATTTCCGTCAGTTTCGAGCAGATGAGTCAAAAATGACGACATCTCCGAAATCGATCCAATCGGTACAGAGTGCCTCAACTACGGCAAGCATTAACGGAAGCAACGCACAGGCGGCGAGTTTTATAATCGGCGAGACCAAGACCACCTCCATCGATGAGATTCAAATGCTCCAGCACCTGACGAACGAACAAGAAAATGTAAAAGAAGTCATCCAGTTGATCAATGTGGCATTGAGAGAGAGTCTCACCAGCTTCCAGAAACGGCTTGAAGAAAACAAAGCTGAACACAAATGCCGTCAAGTTGGGATGAATGACGAACATACTGCGATCGTAGACCTCCTCAAAGAACAAAACGATAAACTTAAGCAGCTTGTACTTGCTGCAGAAACTCGAGCCACAGACCAGGAAAAGCGCGCCACCAATTTGGAAAATACGCTTGAGAGAACACTGGCCGAGTTGAATGAGTTGAAGAAAAATGTatctgaaaaggaatcgcttcTGAAGAATATGGCTCAGGAAATCGAACGTTTGGAACTGGAAAACAGGAATTAG